The following are from one region of the Ornithorhynchus anatinus isolate Pmale09 chromosome 20, mOrnAna1.pri.v4, whole genome shotgun sequence genome:
- the ANGPTL5 gene encoding angiopoietin-related protein 5, which yields MIRFSQTSLIYLNMYFFICEEVTQGCLAHHSSMDPPVVNIVEETSKIGSKSKPSHTLHKDTCSTPGGVHAKITREEKQSMCRNLQNSIVTYTRNTKKLLRNMMDEQQASLDYLTNQVNELMNRVLLLNTEVFRKHLDPFPHRPVHSHGLDCTDVKDTIGSVSKTPSGLYIIHPEGAGYPFEVMCDMEFRGGGWTVIQKRIDGIIDFQRLWCDYLDGFGDLLGEFWLGLKKIFYIVNQKNASFMLHVALESEDDMSASASYDNFWLEDEASFFKIHLGRYSGGNAGDAFRGLKKEDNQNAMPFSTSDVDSDGCHPACLLSGRSVKSCSAFNNQTGWWFNQCGVANLNGAHRAPGKPLRGIQWDTWLVNNTRVKIKSVSMRIRRTYNPYFK from the exons ATGATTCGATTTAGCCAAACTTCACTGATCTAtctaaatatgtatttttttatatGTGAAGAAGTCACGCAAGGTTGTTTGGCACACCATTCTTCAATG GATCCTCCTGTTGTCAACATCGTGGAAGAAACTTCCAAAATTGGAAGCAAAAGCAAACCCAGTCATACCTTACACAAAGACACCTGTTCTACACCAGGTGGTGTTCACGCTAAAATAACCCGAGAAGAAAAACAGTCTATGTGTA GAAATCTGCAGAATTCTATTGTGACGTACACAAGAAATACCAAAAAACTGCTAAGAAATATGATGGATGAACAGCAAGCTTCTTTGGATTACCTTACTAATCAG GTGAATGAGCTTATGAACAGAGTCCTTCTCTTGAATACCGAAGTGTTTAGAAAACACTTGGATCCATTTCCACACAGACCAGTTCATTCTCATG GCTTAGACTGCACCGATGTTAAAGATACCATTGGTTCCGTCTCCAAAACGCCGAGCGGCCTGTACATAATCCACCCCGAAGGAGCCGGTTACCCATTTGAG GTGATGTGTGACATGGAATTCAGAGGAGGTGGTTGGACGGTGATTCAAAAAAGGATTGATGGGATAATTGATTTTCAAAGGCTGTGGTGTGATTATCTAGATGGATTTGGTGATCTTTTAG gaGAATTTTGGCTGGGCCTGAAAAAGATATTTTATATTGTAAATCAGAAAAATGCCAGCTTTATGTTACATGTGGCTCTGGAATCTGAAGATGACATGTCTGCTTCTGCATCATACGACAACTTTTGGCTAGAAGATGAAGCCAGTTTTTTTAAAATACACTTAGGGCGTTATTCGGGAGGAAATGCTG GGGATGCGTTTCGTGGCCTCAAGAAGGAGGACAACCAGAACGCGATGCCTTTCAGCACATCTGACGTGGACAGTGACGGATGCCACCCCGCCTGCCTGCTCAGCGGGCGGTCCGTAAAGAGTTGTAGCGCCTTCAACAACCAGACCGGCTGGTGGTTCAACCAGTGTGGCGTCGCCAATCTCAACGGAGCCCACCGCGCTCCAGGGAAGCCCCTCCGAGGAATTCAGTGGGACACGTGGCTCGTAAACAACACTCGGGTCAAAATCAAATCTGTGTCCATGAGAATCCGAAGAACCTACAACCCCTATTTCAAATAA